One Megalops cyprinoides isolate fMegCyp1 chromosome 17, fMegCyp1.pri, whole genome shotgun sequence DNA window includes the following coding sequences:
- the LOC118792676 gene encoding histone H2A-like has protein sequence MSGRGKTSGKAKAKAKTRSSRAGLQFPVGRVHRLLRKGNYAERVGAGAPVYLAAVLEYLTAEILELAGNAARDNKKTRIIPRHLQLAVRNDEELNKLLGGVTIAQGGVLPNIQAVLLPKKTEKAVKAK, from the coding sequence ATGAGTGGAAGAGGGAAGACCAGTGGTAAAGCCAAAGCTAAGGCTAAAACTCGTTCGTCCAGAGCTGGACTCCAGTTCCCGGTTGGTCGTGTTCACAGACTACTACGTAAAGGAAACTATGCCGAGCGCGTTGGTGCCGGAGCTCCAGTGTACCTGGCTGCCGTGCTCGAGTATCTCACCGCTGAGATCCTCGAGTTGGCTGGAAATGCTGCTCGGGACAACAAGAAAACCCGCATCATTCCCCGTCACCTGCAGCTTGCGGTGCGTAACGACGAGGAGTTGAACAAACTCCTTGGTGGTGTCACTATCGCACAGGGCGGAGTTCTGCCTAAcatccaggctgtgctgctACCCAAGAAGACTGAGAAAGCCGTTAAAGCCAAGTAA
- the LOC118792677 gene encoding histone H4: MSGRGKGGKGLGKGGAKRHRKVLRDNIQGITKPAIRRLARRGGVKRISGLIYEETRGVLKVFLENVIRDAVTYTEHAKRKTVTAMDVVYALKRQGRTLYGFGG; this comes from the coding sequence ATGTCTGGACGAGGCAAAGGTGGTAAAGGGCTTGGAAAAGGAGGCGCAAAGCGTCATCGTAAAGTTCTCCGCGATAACATTCAGGGAATCACCAAGCCGGCTATTAGGCGTCTGGCTCGTCGTGGCGGTGTGAAGCGTATTTCTGGTCTCATTTACGAGGAGACTCGTGGTGTGCTGAAGGTGTTTCTGGAGAACGTCATCCGCGATGCTGTTACTTACACTGAGCACGCCAAGAGGAAGACCGTCACCGCCATGGATGTTGTCTATGCTCTGAAGCGTCAGGGCCGCACTCTGTACGGCTTTGGCGGTTAA